AATGAGAAGATtgacatagttcgggcacacttgaaggCGGCTCAAGACAGGCAAAAGGCGTATGCTGATAAAAGGAATAGGCTAATCGAATTTCAGGTGGGCGACATggttatgctaaaagtttccccatggaagggcgttattagattcagaaaaagggggaagctaagcccgagatttattgggccatttaaaatcatTGAAAAGATCGGCAAGGTAGCTTACCTCCTCGAGCTACCGGCAGAACTAAGTGGAATCCATAGCACGTTTCACGTGTCACAATTTAGAAAATGCCTAGCGGATGAAACAGCTTATATTCATTTCGATGATATTGAAATAGATAATAGCCTAAATTATGCGGTGAGACCGGTGGAGATTTTAGATCGGAAGGTCAAATACTTAAGAAATAGACAAATCGATCAAGTCAAAATCAGATGGGAGCATAGAAAAGGCTCggacactacgtgggagtccgaggaagaaatgcgacgactctaccctacattatttggtacgtatttcggtttcggggacgaaaccctttttaaggggggtggacttgtaacaccccgaaaatataaaacgttatattaaaatttaaaagtATAAATAAACGGGAAAATGTACTAACTAGAaacttttaacctagttagttaatagACTAGAAATAGCTTATGAAGGGTTAAAGGCTACTAAACAATAAGTAAAACAAAGTTGAGGGGCCTAAGTTGTAACAATTAAAAACTTAATTGTTAGTAACAAATAAATCAAACCaaacaccccacaaaagggatgTCTGGTCGATCAAAACATCAGGGGCGATCCCCACTTCTCCAAAACCCTAGAATCTCATTAATCTTGCAAATTGAAGGATTAATCCAAGTAGAAATCGAGAATTGAGCCTAGAATCGtaatcctcatcacaagaggattgtaaggtatgtaaaatctaaTGAAATCTCTTAACTTGAATCTCTCATGATTTTGGAAAATCTGAAGACTGATGTTGCATGTGTGTTAATTGGTTTGATTAGAATTGATAAGGTGTTTAGAAGTGAAACCTAGCTAATTTCATGCGAAATCATGACCAAattcaggaaaattccatgaacaccttgaaggtgggttgtgggttttacatgatgatgatgatgaacactagggtttagatgATTATCCTAGTGTAAATTGATTATAGAAAAGTGATTTCAGAAAGGTATGATGATTAAAATGCTATATGAGGGCTTTATTGATGTTAAGTTAACTAACTAGTAAGCTATAAACATGAGTATGAATGATGTAGAAAATTCTGCCCTCatagtgtttgtagaaatgcctcaaagaaggcttaaaaacAGAAATTTAAAGCCTTAACGCCAAATTAAGATGTTTCGGTATATTATGCGAAGTGAGATctaaagagagttctaaacatgtcttgaattgaactctataggacgagataccggaacgtcgagtggacaagccggtggggATTCGCGGTTGAAGGGCGTGCgctaaggtatgtaacttgacccgttacattaagtagATTGGATGATTGTTAAATGCGTAATTGGAATTTTAGAATAAGTGTCGTTTGTATTTAAGCGGTGATGTCGCTATATTGAATAATGGATCAAATTGGTTggaactcgttggtagtcgtcacAATGGTggattccttagacgagccaaacgggtcgaacaATCAAGTACGACATGGTTAATGCTTTGGGTTGAGATGGATTGAATCTATGATAATGGATAATATATATAACATTTTAGAATTTTGAGATTTAACGTATTGGCATCCTAGAAAACTAAATCCGGGAGTTTGGTTTTGGTGTAATGACCAAACCAAACAAATGCATGAATTTCCAGgtactaccgtaagttacggtggtaccgtaacttacggtagagatCTGGGGCTTACGGCGGTTCACTACTGTTTTACGGTGGACCAAAAGGATTCCAggactcaccgtaacttacggtgacaccgtaagttacggtggaactagaaaaaaacttatattttcttatattttttttgtgAGTTCGAGTGTGAGGTTAAACCTTGGGATTATACTATATAACAACGTCAAAACTAATGATTTTCACGGTTTTGATCGTAGGTAAGTTGGTGGATCTTACGGGTGGCGATCAAGTGATtgaatgaagaaccgaacactccattttgaagcttccgcaatgttttagATCTTTTGTAGTCTTTGTGTATGGGTTGTAAACACATGTTTAACAAATTTTTAAAATGCTTTAACTTAGTCATTAGTTGACTAAGGTCTTCGTTACTTTTGACCTTCGTTAACGAAGGACATGTTATTTAATCAATATCTTTACTAGAAATGGTgttgtttattattaaaaacaagtgaaaaatttaagggtgttacaagaTATTTCCACTTGTTTCTGCATGAGAGGCAGCGTATTGTGCGATAGCTGCGGCAATGATCCCTTGGAGTTCCgcctcattagtgggcatgcgcgggtcacgtcttggaggcatcttctaaaagatgatcatgtcggtcaggtcatagtaagtaaatagtATGCGTATGTAATAACATTCgccaatcacataacatcacatgttataaaattaaaacaattaatcCAACAAtgcatataatgagaatactgcgattgtgctatcataaaatcaagaccacaatacaatgtttacaagttttataactgtatcgtacatcaaaagTGACTAAGGGCCGCATCGCCCTTGTCTGAACTATCTAGTCATCTACAACAACCAAAAACTAAATATCAAAAGTTATGACATCAAAAATGCGGTCTTCAAGATGCTGTATAGTCGTCGCAATCGCGGTcttctcaccaaaagtctacctgcatcgaaccaaaatgcctatgctgatggcggaggaggaggaggaggaggaaaatgagagaAAAGCAAGCGACGCATATGTAACCAGTCCACCTCCAAGGCATGACAGACGCGCAGTAaatatgcaatctgctgctcagatgtcaAGAAACGAACGTCTGAATCAAGGGAAAGTGGACGAGGAGTGTGTGGTGCTGCAAAGGGGGTCTGACAATGGCAAGGTGgtcgtggagctctctccaactcctgaatACGACGTGTCAATGCATCCTGCTGCATCATCAAGGATGTAAGTATGTCCTCCGTAGTGTACCCAACATGGTACGGGTGGTACGGATCAGACAatggcatgatagggggcgtagtccataaagatggctcgctcgatggtatgaaagatggtgcagtaggtggtgTAACATGAGGAAACTGAGATGTGAACGGTAAAGATGATGACAGTACGGGTGGATCAGAAACAGGCGGCTACCTCGATGACCCCTCTTCAGGacgaggtggcggtatgtcctggaggAACGTAATGGGAAGATCGGTACGATGGGCGTCTGTGGTGTGCGGGTGAAACAATGGAATATCAGTGGGTGCAGAAACAGGTGCTACTGGAGGAGTGACAGGTAGCACAAACggtgggtaatcgtcatcgtcatcgatcCACCCGTTGCGGGTGTCGGCATAACGAGGATCCATGTGAGCAGCAAAAGGTGCACAGTCGACCAATACCGGCACGGGATCAGGTAACGGTGaatcaacaacaggatcatccaCCAATGGTGGAGCAACAACGGGAAGATCAACAatgggtatatcatcaacaagGGGTGCAATGGTTGGTGCATCATCATGAACAGTGTCATGCTCTAGTGCAGGATCAGGAGCAACAAGAGGCTCTGGGGCCATGACGGGCTCAGGATCAACAAGATCCATGTAAAAATCAGCAGGAATGTCAAACAAAGGATCAATAGGAGCTACGGGCGCCTCTAAGGGCTGGTCCATGTGAATAAACTCGATCTCCTGGTCAGGATCGAAGTCAGGGGGAAAGACTGGATCAAAATCGTCATCGACCTCATGGTCAAACTCGAACTCGTGTGACGGACCAGGTGCAGCTGACATCGCCATGTCGGGGTCGGCGTCAGAAGAGTGATGCTGCACACTATGGTCGTGCAAAgacgcagatgccacagactccaatgaatctgggacaggtgaaccaaCAGGAAGCTCCTCTGCAGGGGCCTCAACAATGGGAAGAATAACATCAGCATCAataggggccccgccctcatagtCGTCCTCAGGCGCACCCTCCTCGAACAGATCTATGTCGTCATCAGATACGACATCGAGTGGCGCATCCACCACAGGGAAAGCAGCAAGCGGaataggagcagggatcaccgcaagaggTAAATCCCCAACAGGAATGCCATCAGCAGGCTGAACTCCGATGTCTGGCagcgcgaagggctgaaaatcaTCGTCATCTGTACTCGTGGTGTCTGAGATGTATACGTCTCCCTCTGATGGTATCTCGTTATCTGACACAACTGCCATAGGATCCAAGGTGTCCGATACTCCTGTGTCTGAAGATGaaaccatggtgtctgtaacacaatcacatatatcaacatgatatcaattaaacatgtaagtcacaataaagcaaacaagtaattctcctagtctcctagactaccctcccagcctctcagactgaacttcctagcctctcagactaactccatggcctctaagaccaacctcccagtctctaagactaaacctccccaatctctaagattgaacccttcagtctctaagaccgaacctccccagcctctaaggctgaacctccctcaatctctaagactgaactccctcagtctctaagactgaaatataattttgaaaaagtgtatttgtgccttttatttgtaaaaatgttttgtgcactggatctggacgttttagtgtatgcaatgtaaaaatgttttcgtgagagccctagtgatcatagtctagactcgagaaagaatcctagttcgctatgatcgatgctctgataccaagctgtcacaccatggcttttgcggaagcgtgggattatttggtgtgacttcttaataccatagcaattatcataacaatgctatatgaaaataaaaccatgatagtcatccattcatcaagttttaaaagttgccacgacaacattgtttaaaagtcgacacataaaaccaattacaaccatgacataaatTAAAAAACAAGTTCAAACGAAACGACAAAAGACTTGACTAAAA
This genomic stretch from Helianthus annuus cultivar XRQ/B chromosome 8, HanXRQr2.0-SUNRISE, whole genome shotgun sequence harbors:
- the LOC110870140 gene encoding serine/threonine-protein kinase WNK2-like, producing the protein MVSSSDTGVSDTLDPMAVVSDNEIPSEGDVYISDTTSTDDDDFQPFALPDIGVQPADGIPVGDLPLAVIPAPIPLAAFPVVDAPLDVVSDDDIDLFEEGAPEDDYEGGAPIDADVILPIVEAPAEELPVGSPVPDSLESVASASLHDHSVQHHSSDADPDMAMSAAPGPSHEFEFDHEVDDDFDPVFPPDFDPDQEIEFIHMDQPLEAPVAPIDPLFDIPADFYMDLVDPEPVMAPEPLVAPDPALEHDTVHDDAPTIAPLVDDIPIVDLPVVAPPLVDDPVVDSPLPDPVPVLVDCAPFAAHMDPRYADTRNGWIDDDDDYPPFVLPVTPPVAPVSAPTDIPLFHPHTTDAHRTDLPITFLQDIPPPRPEEGSSR